Proteins encoded in a region of the Cytobacillus pseudoceanisediminis genome:
- a CDS encoding MalY/PatB family protein, giving the protein MNRFNFHQKISRENTASVKWDRTKEVFGRSDVLPMWVADMDFQPPEEVKQAIEDRIAHGVYGYTYAPDSTAEAIGQWLNKRHGWKIENEWILYSTGVVPSIATAIQAFTEKEDKVLLQSPVYTPFFEMIKQNGRTVVNSQLKLENGRYVIDFADFENKLKEGVKLFLLCNPHNPGGRMWTEEELRKIGELCVKYDCLILSDEIHSDLIYKGHKHYPLASLDPRFAELTVTCIAPTKTWNLAGIQASAAIISNEKLRKAFQAEQHKQGFFTLSAFGIIGMEAAYRHGEEWLDGLMDYLEENKRTAAEFITQHLPGIRLMEPDGTYLLWLDCRGMGLTDAELRQNLLEKGKLALEPGPKYGPGGEGFVRMNIACPHEVLAEGLERLKRAFG; this is encoded by the coding sequence TTGAATCGTTTTAATTTCCATCAAAAAATCAGCAGGGAAAATACAGCTTCTGTTAAATGGGATCGGACCAAGGAGGTTTTTGGCAGATCCGATGTATTGCCCATGTGGGTAGCAGACATGGACTTTCAGCCTCCCGAAGAAGTAAAGCAAGCCATTGAAGACAGAATTGCTCATGGGGTCTATGGATATACGTATGCACCGGATTCTACTGCAGAAGCTATCGGACAGTGGCTGAACAAACGGCATGGCTGGAAAATCGAAAATGAGTGGATTCTATACAGCACGGGAGTGGTTCCCTCCATCGCAACTGCCATCCAGGCTTTTACTGAAAAAGAGGATAAAGTATTGCTGCAGTCTCCAGTATATACTCCATTCTTTGAGATGATTAAACAGAATGGGCGCACTGTCGTTAATTCTCAATTGAAACTCGAGAATGGCCGGTACGTAATTGATTTTGCCGATTTTGAAAACAAATTGAAAGAGGGCGTGAAACTATTCCTTCTCTGCAATCCGCACAACCCGGGCGGCCGAATGTGGACAGAAGAGGAACTGAGGAAAATAGGGGAGCTATGTGTTAAATATGATTGCCTTATTCTTTCTGACGAGATTCATTCTGATTTAATTTATAAAGGCCATAAGCATTATCCCCTTGCTTCACTGGATCCGCGATTTGCAGAACTCACGGTCACCTGCATAGCTCCCACAAAAACCTGGAACCTTGCAGGAATTCAAGCTTCAGCTGCCATTATAAGCAATGAGAAGCTGCGGAAGGCTTTTCAGGCAGAACAGCACAAGCAAGGATTCTTCACACTGTCCGCTTTTGGAATTATTGGCATGGAAGCAGCTTACCGCCATGGTGAAGAATGGCTTGATGGTTTGATGGATTATCTGGAAGAAAATAAAAGGACTGCTGCGGAATTTATTACACAACACCTTCCGGGTATTCGCTTGATGGAGCCAGACGGCACATATCTTCTATGGCTTGATTGCCGCGGAATGGGATTAACTGATGCCGAACTGCGCCAAAACCTTTTGGAAAAAGGGAAGCTAGCCCTGGAACCAGGTCCGAAATACGGCCCGGGCGGCGAAGGATTTGTTCGAATGAATATTGCCTGCCCTCATGAAGTATTGGCGGAAGGGCTGGAGAGGCTGAAAAGAGCTTTTGGGTGA
- a CDS encoding Na+/H+ antiporter subunit A, translating into MSLLHLAIISPFLLAILVPIAYKLFRQIHTGWFVLPLPILLFSYFISYLSITSNQQSVTKSFAWIPALGIDFTAKVDGLGLLFALLITGIGALVVLYSIYYLDKNKEKLNTFYVYLLLFMGAMLGVVLSDNLIVLYTFWEFTSFSSFLLIGYWYHREKSRYGAQKSMIITVFGGLSMLGGIILLYMMTGTFSISEIIAQSDEIFSHALFVPALLCILLGAFTKSAQFPFHIWLPDAMEAPTPVSAYLHSATMVKAGIYLVARMSPVFAEHSLWLWLIAGFGITTLFWGSFSAVKQTDLKAILAFSTVSQLGMIMSLLGIGAAALHFETVEDSIYTVATTAAVFHLINHATFKGSLFMVAGIVDHETGTRDIRKLGGLMNFMPITFTLAVIGTFSMAGLPPFNGFLSKEMFFTGMVRVLEMDILNLDTWGFLFPVLAWVASVFTFIYSMILVFKTFTGKFQPEQLEKKPHEAPIGMLISPIILASLVIIIGFFPNIISNTLISPAQAAIMPVEGYVYDTHIYFWHGFTPELFMTLGVITLGILLFVTLPKWRSVYNLFPEKLALNRFYDSMLEVSQRASFNLTRLYMNGFIRTYLVYIFSFFIVALATTLVLKDAFKFDTEHVADIHYAEVLLALVIAAASVSILFVKSRMTSIILLGAVGYTVSLFFVIFRAPDLALTQLVIETISVSLFLLAFYHLPKLRHEERMRFKMTNALISVGVGAIVTLIALSAHSNKMFPSIAQYYVENTYKEAAGKNMVNVILVDFRGFDTMFEITVLGIAALGIFAMIKLRLEGGKKNENK; encoded by the coding sequence TTGTCTCTGCTTCACCTGGCAATAATTTCACCATTTTTGCTTGCCATCCTTGTGCCTATTGCGTACAAGCTGTTTAGGCAGATACATACGGGTTGGTTCGTACTTCCTCTGCCAATCCTTTTATTCAGTTATTTTATCTCTTATTTATCCATCACCTCCAATCAGCAATCCGTCACAAAATCTTTTGCATGGATTCCCGCTCTTGGGATCGATTTCACGGCAAAAGTAGACGGACTTGGTTTGCTTTTTGCTTTGCTGATCACCGGAATAGGAGCCTTAGTTGTTCTGTATTCCATCTATTACTTGGATAAAAACAAAGAAAAACTGAACACCTTCTATGTTTACTTGCTTCTATTTATGGGGGCTATGCTGGGAGTTGTCCTTTCGGATAACTTGATTGTGCTTTATACTTTCTGGGAATTTACGAGCTTTTCTTCATTCCTGCTAATCGGGTACTGGTACCACAGAGAGAAATCAAGATATGGTGCACAGAAGTCGATGATCATCACGGTTTTCGGCGGTCTTTCTATGCTTGGAGGCATCATACTTCTTTATATGATGACTGGTACTTTCAGCATTTCCGAAATTATTGCTCAATCAGATGAGATATTTTCACATGCATTATTTGTTCCTGCTTTGCTTTGCATTTTGCTTGGGGCCTTTACCAAGTCTGCACAATTTCCATTTCACATCTGGCTGCCGGATGCCATGGAAGCTCCAACACCTGTCAGCGCATATCTTCATTCGGCAACAATGGTTAAAGCAGGCATTTATTTAGTTGCACGTATGAGTCCGGTATTTGCGGAGCACTCGCTCTGGCTCTGGCTCATTGCAGGATTTGGCATTACAACATTATTCTGGGGTTCCTTCTCAGCTGTCAAACAGACTGACCTTAAAGCCATCCTGGCTTTCTCAACGGTCAGCCAGCTGGGGATGATCATGTCCCTTCTCGGCATTGGTGCTGCAGCACTTCACTTCGAAACAGTAGAAGACAGTATTTATACGGTTGCCACTACAGCTGCTGTCTTTCATTTGATTAACCATGCCACTTTTAAAGGAAGTCTATTTATGGTAGCTGGAATCGTAGACCATGAAACCGGCACCCGTGATATCCGCAAGCTTGGCGGTCTGATGAACTTTATGCCGATTACTTTTACTTTGGCGGTCATCGGGACATTTTCTATGGCCGGGCTTCCGCCTTTTAATGGGTTCTTAAGTAAAGAAATGTTCTTCACAGGAATGGTCCGTGTTCTGGAAATGGATATATTAAATTTGGATACATGGGGATTCTTGTTCCCTGTTCTTGCCTGGGTGGCAAGTGTATTCACGTTCATTTACAGCATGATTCTTGTATTCAAAACGTTCACAGGCAAGTTCCAGCCTGAACAATTAGAAAAGAAACCGCACGAAGCTCCAATCGGTATGCTAATATCACCCATTATCCTGGCTTCACTAGTGATCATTATCGGTTTCTTCCCTAATATTATTTCAAACACGCTCATCTCTCCTGCACAGGCCGCCATCATGCCTGTTGAAGGGTATGTGTATGATACTCATATATACTTCTGGCATGGATTTACGCCTGAATTGTTTATGACATTGGGTGTTATTACATTGGGAATTCTGCTTTTTGTCACTCTGCCGAAGTGGAGAAGTGTGTATAATCTTTTCCCTGAGAAATTGGCGCTAAATCGTTTTTACGATTCTATGCTGGAAGTATCACAGAGGGCTTCCTTCAACTTAACAAGATTATATATGAACGGATTCATCAGAACCTATCTTGTGTATATTTTTTCATTTTTCATTGTAGCTTTGGCTACCACACTGGTTCTGAAAGATGCGTTTAAATTTGACACGGAGCATGTGGCCGACATCCATTATGCGGAGGTTCTGCTGGCATTAGTCATCGCTGCTGCATCTGTTTCCATTCTTTTTGTAAAATCCAGAATGACATCCATCATTCTGCTGGGGGCAGTCGGATATACCGTTTCATTGTTCTTTGTTATTTTCCGTGCTCCTGACCTTGCATTAACACAGCTTGTAATCGAGACTATTTCTGTCTCTTTATTCCTGCTTGCTTTCTACCATCTGCCTAAGCTTCGGCATGAGGAGCGGATGAGATTTAAAATGACGAATGCCCTTATTTCTGTCGGGGTGGGTGCGATTGTCACGCTGATTGCCCTATCTGCCCACAGCAATAAGATGTTTCCTTCCATTGCGCAATATTACGTCGAGAATACGTATAAGGAAGCAGCCGGGAAAAACATGGTAAACGTAATACTTGTTGATTTCCGGGGCTTTGATACCATGTTTGAAATTACGGTTCTCGGAATTGCAGCCCTTGGAATTTTCGCTATGATTAAACTTCGCCTGGAAGGAGGAAAGAAAAATGAAAACAAATGA
- the kapD gene encoding 3'-5' exonuclease KapD: protein MGEEHQYLFIDFEFTMPEKGSAFRGFFPEIIEAGIVSVIGNQVCEEFSSYVTPVRFPKLSERCKSFLHITQEQVDQGIDFLELVKKMIDMNRNRPCTIVTWGNMDMKVLRNNCTHAGVDFPFRGREVDLSMEYKRFFGDQNQTGLWKAVQEYGKEGTGKHHRALDDALTTYNIFRLVEKDKKYLQKPEPTTIGDRVDFSKLFNKFA, encoded by the coding sequence ATGGGGGAGGAACACCAATACCTATTTATTGATTTTGAGTTTACCATGCCTGAGAAAGGCAGTGCTTTCAGAGGGTTTTTTCCGGAAATTATCGAAGCGGGAATTGTATCAGTCATCGGCAATCAAGTTTGTGAAGAGTTCTCTTCATATGTAACTCCCGTCCGGTTTCCGAAATTGTCCGAGCGCTGCAAATCCTTTCTGCATATAACACAGGAACAGGTAGACCAGGGCATCGATTTTCTTGAACTCGTGAAAAAAATGATAGATATGAACAGAAACCGTCCATGCACGATTGTTACGTGGGGAAATATGGATATGAAGGTGCTTAGAAATAATTGTACCCACGCTGGAGTTGACTTTCCGTTCAGAGGCAGGGAAGTGGATCTTTCGATGGAATATAAGCGTTTCTTCGGGGATCAAAACCAGACAGGATTATGGAAAGCCGTTCAGGAATATGGCAAGGAAGGAACAGGAAAACATCACCGGGCTTTGGATGATGCCTTAACGACTTACAATATTTTCAGATTGGTAGAAAAAGATAAGAAATATCTGCAGAAGCCGGAACCTACTACAATTGGCGATCGGGTGGACTTCTCGAAACTGTTTAATAAATTTGCCTGA
- a CDS encoding DUF5366 family protein encodes MVWSSLLTGILYLSLKIHNSIMASLPI; translated from the coding sequence ATGGTCTGGTCTTCTCTTTTAACAGGAATACTCTATCTTTCTTTGAAAATACACAACAGCATCATGGCAAGTCTGCCGATATAG
- a CDS encoding alpha/beta fold hydrolase, giving the protein MEQATFSGTEPINGTEVYYEYYKHESSRDTLVLLHGFLSSTFSYRRLIPLLQTEFNVVSIDLPPFGKSGKSQQFVYSYKNLADTVIRLSEKMGFEKVTLIGHSMGGQIVLNVAHSKPELVDQAVLLCSSGYMKRMKPHIIFSSYIPFFHLYVKLYLQRSGVKQNLKNVVYDHSMIDDEMLYGYLSPFLEDDIFRALTRMIRDREGDMPASALKKIETPCLLIWGEHDRVVPLHIGKRLNKDLKHSKLVVLKETGHLVPEERPEDVLQHIKSFMNTVRVQESV; this is encoded by the coding sequence ATGGAACAAGCGACTTTTTCTGGAACAGAGCCTATTAATGGAACAGAGGTCTATTATGAATACTACAAACATGAGTCCTCCAGGGATACCCTGGTGCTGCTGCATGGTTTTCTGTCATCCACCTTTAGCTATCGCAGGCTGATTCCTCTGCTGCAAACGGAATTCAATGTGGTATCAATTGATTTGCCGCCCTTCGGCAAAAGCGGAAAATCCCAGCAGTTCGTCTACTCATACAAAAACTTGGCGGATACGGTTATCCGCTTATCAGAAAAGATGGGCTTTGAAAAAGTTACTTTAATTGGCCATTCCATGGGGGGACAGATTGTTTTAAATGTCGCACACTCCAAGCCTGAACTCGTAGACCAGGCAGTATTGCTTTGCAGTTCCGGATATATGAAACGAATGAAGCCGCATATCATCTTTTCAAGTTACATACCTTTCTTTCATCTGTATGTTAAATTATATCTACAGCGCTCAGGGGTAAAGCAGAATTTAAAAAATGTTGTCTACGATCATTCCATGATTGATGATGAAATGCTTTACGGATATTTGTCGCCATTTTTAGAAGACGATATTTTCCGGGCTTTAACCAGGATGATTCGCGATAGGGAAGGCGATATGCCTGCCTCTGCATTGAAGAAAATAGAAACGCCTTGTCTATTAATTTGGGGAGAACATGACAGAGTCGTCCCGCTTCATATCGGCAAACGGCTGAATAAGGATTTAAAACATTCCAAGCTGGTGGTATTAAAAGAAACCGGGCATCTTGTGCCGGAAGAACGGCCGGAAGATGTTCTTCAGCATATCAAGAGTTTTATGAATACCGTTCGGGTACAGGAAAGTGTATAG
- a CDS encoding transglycosylase domain-containing protein: MRSWSGFMIIILLLPIFSLLVFAVSAESQKVQGFHELLDEKLEIKEVSLPQTSYIKAGNGQVISEMDHPVNRISLSSGDISPFLKDVFITAEDQHFYDHAGFDVAAIGRALAINIQSDDIEQGASTITQQLARNIFLNHEQSYNRKLSELLYAYELERKLSKEKILELYINAIYFHNGAYGIEAASQLYFKKSAKDLTKAQEAFLAAIPNNPSLYDPMKHFNHTKERQERLIDQLKEEQLISPKEAEKMKSERIQLQVKQRIDLYPDYVSYVEAELRELISVKEGYQDKLLKAGEQEKASLSAKLDKRISQIMEQGIIIETALNPALQEKAANSLNKRLSYKDVEGAAAVIDNGSHEITALAGGKNYKKYNFNRAFQAYRQPGSAIKPLLVYAPYFEHTSAAIHDQVNAGPFCKNGYCPQNYGGARYGSTTLEKAFIYSYNTPAVRLLDDIGIENGFRDLDKFGFKKVTDKDHALSAAIGGFTYGMTPLELTSAYTVFANDGYYQPARAIRKITDLKGKLLYSWDDSKTQVWSEKTIEKVRNLMARTVQSGTARKARLPIGYAGGKTGTTNGYHDFWFVGLTGQYTAGVWVGKDRPGNLASIESASPQLLIWKDIMSD, from the coding sequence TTGCGTTCCTGGTCTGGATTTATGATCATCATTCTCTTGCTTCCTATTTTTTCTTTACTGGTATTTGCTGTCTCTGCTGAATCGCAAAAGGTTCAGGGATTTCATGAGCTGCTGGATGAAAAGCTTGAAATAAAAGAAGTCAGCCTGCCCCAGACAAGTTATATTAAAGCAGGCAACGGCCAGGTAATCTCTGAAATGGATCATCCGGTAAACAGAATCAGCCTATCGTCAGGTGACATTTCCCCTTTTCTTAAGGATGTTTTTATCACAGCGGAGGACCAGCACTTTTATGACCATGCCGGATTCGATGTTGCTGCCATTGGACGTGCCCTGGCCATCAACATCCAATCGGATGATATTGAACAGGGGGCCAGCACCATTACCCAGCAGCTGGCTCGTAATATCTTTCTGAATCATGAACAATCCTATAACCGTAAGCTCAGTGAACTCCTATATGCATATGAACTGGAGAGGAAATTATCCAAAGAAAAAATTCTGGAATTGTATATTAACGCAATTTATTTCCATAATGGAGCTTACGGAATTGAGGCTGCTTCCCAGCTCTATTTTAAAAAAAGCGCCAAAGACCTGACCAAAGCTCAAGAAGCTTTTTTGGCTGCCATCCCAAACAACCCATCTTTATATGATCCTATGAAACACTTTAACCATACAAAAGAAAGGCAGGAGCGGCTGATTGATCAATTAAAGGAAGAGCAGCTGATTTCGCCTAAGGAAGCAGAGAAGATGAAAAGTGAACGGATTCAGCTTCAGGTCAAACAAAGAATAGATTTATATCCGGATTATGTTTCATATGTAGAAGCGGAGCTGCGTGAATTAATTTCTGTTAAAGAAGGCTATCAGGATAAGCTCCTAAAAGCAGGAGAGCAGGAAAAAGCATCATTGAGCGCCAAGCTTGATAAGAGAATATCCCAAATAATGGAGCAAGGCATAATCATTGAAACTGCCCTGAACCCTGCCCTTCAGGAAAAGGCTGCAAATTCCCTTAATAAGCGCCTGTCCTACAAGGATGTGGAAGGTGCAGCAGCCGTGATAGATAATGGATCACATGAAATAACAGCGCTTGCAGGCGGAAAGAATTATAAGAAATACAACTTTAATCGAGCTTTCCAGGCATACAGACAGCCCGGTTCCGCTATTAAGCCGCTGCTTGTTTATGCACCATACTTTGAGCACACCAGCGCAGCCATTCATGATCAAGTGAATGCAGGACCTTTCTGCAAAAATGGGTATTGCCCCCAGAATTATGGCGGTGCCCGCTATGGATCGACAACACTCGAAAAAGCCTTTATTTATTCGTATAATACACCTGCAGTAAGACTGCTGGACGACATTGGAATTGAAAATGGTTTTCGTGATTTAGATAAGTTTGGTTTTAAAAAGGTTACAGATAAGGATCATGCCCTTTCTGCAGCTATAGGAGGTTTTACATACGGGATGACACCGCTTGAACTCACATCAGCATATACTGTGTTTGCAAATGATGGTTATTACCAGCCGGCAAGAGCCATCCGTAAAATCACTGACCTGAAAGGAAAATTGCTTTATAGCTGGGATGATTCTAAAACGCAGGTTTGGAGCGAAAAAACGATAGAAAAAGTGAGGAATTTAATGGCCAGGACCGTTCAATCCGGCACTGCACGGAAAGCACGTCTGCCAATTGGATATGCCGGCGGCAAAACAGGAACCACTAATGGCTATCATGATTTCTGGTTTGTGGGCTTGACTGGCCAGTATACAGCAGGTGTCTGGGTTGGAAAGGATCGGCCCGGAAATCTGGCTTCTATCGAATCGGCTTCTCCCCAGCTGCTGATTTGGAAGGATATAATGTCTGATTAA
- a CDS encoding nuclease-related domain-containing protein translates to MINRLRFEPKELEMLRFLSRRLELPLKNENQYLHLEKGYAGEQHFDRELQDLPDSCIILNDLLLENSNTHFQIDTLLIAGGTIFIFEVKNYEGDYYIENERWYSLLSKTEIKNPLLQLQRSETLLRGLLKEFGYHLPIKSHLIFINPGFQLYQAPINIPAVFPSQLNRFLEKLKTIPNAAKSRNLKLAEQLNARCLKENPYVRIPEYTYDLLRKGIICSSCTSFLARFTQGYLTCGECGSKEKVDTAVLRSVKEFAVLFPDRKITTNTIVDWCGGIGSGKVVQRILVRNYEKRGGGRLLITKHAKGRKK, encoded by the coding sequence ATGATAAACAGACTCCGTTTCGAACCAAAGGAGCTGGAAATGCTCCGCTTTCTGTCCCGCCGCCTGGAACTGCCTTTGAAAAATGAAAATCAGTATCTGCATTTAGAGAAGGGCTATGCAGGCGAGCAGCATTTTGATAGGGAGCTTCAGGACTTGCCAGACTCTTGCATTATTCTAAATGATCTATTGCTGGAAAACAGCAATACCCATTTCCAAATCGATACTCTCCTTATCGCCGGCGGCACTATATTCATCTTTGAAGTAAAAAACTATGAAGGGGACTATTACATAGAAAATGAAAGATGGTATTCCCTGCTATCCAAAACAGAAATAAAAAATCCCCTCCTCCAGCTGCAAAGAAGCGAAACCCTTTTACGGGGCCTCCTTAAAGAATTCGGCTACCATCTTCCCATCAAATCACATCTGATATTCATTAATCCCGGCTTTCAGCTTTATCAAGCTCCTATCAATATTCCTGCAGTATTTCCTTCGCAGCTTAATCGATTCCTGGAGAAATTAAAAACTATTCCTAATGCGGCGAAATCGAGAAACCTGAAGCTGGCTGAACAGTTAAATGCCCGCTGCTTGAAGGAGAATCCCTATGTTCGGATTCCAGAATACACTTATGACCTTTTGAGGAAAGGGATTATATGCAGTTCGTGTACTTCGTTTTTAGCCCGCTTTACTCAAGGTTACTTAACCTGCGGGGAATGTGGATCGAAAGAAAAGGTGGATACTGCAGTACTGAGAAGTGTAAAGGAATTTGCGGTTTTGTTTCCGGATAGGAAAATTACTACAAATACAATAGTAGATTGGTGCGGTGGTATTGGTTCCGGGAAAGTGGTGCAGAGGATACTAGTGAGAAATTATGAAAAAAGGGGAGGGGGAAGGCTTCTTATTACCAAGCATGCCAAAGGGAGGAAAAAGTGA
- a CDS encoding PH domain-containing protein, translated as MGIFDGFIGNASEADINEVQEEFSAVLAPSEQVEKAYRLVRDLFIFTNKRLILVDKQGITGKKIEYHSIPYKNITHFSIETAGSFDLEAELKIWISGSDEPIEKHFNKNLNIYEVQSVLAEYVL; from the coding sequence ATGGGAATTTTCGATGGTTTTATCGGCAATGCATCTGAAGCGGACATTAATGAGGTTCAGGAGGAATTTTCAGCAGTCCTTGCCCCGAGTGAACAGGTTGAAAAAGCCTATAGGCTCGTCCGCGATTTATTCATTTTTACAAACAAGCGTCTGATTCTGGTGGATAAGCAAGGAATCACAGGGAAAAAAATCGAGTATCATTCCATCCCTTACAAAAACATCACCCATTTTAGCATTGAAACCGCAGGCAGCTTCGATCTGGAGGCCGAATTAAAAATTTGGATCTCAGGATCAGACGAACCAATTGAAAAGCATTTTAATAAAAACTTGAACATATACGAAGTGCAGAGTGTGCTTGCTGAATATGTACTATAA
- a CDS encoding peptidylprolyl isomerase, producing MKCRFLAPLLFLMLILAACGTSTEKEEDKANGSAAEESQTDNQASEEAPDSFPQLTEEVEGNERLVEMQTSKGNIKIKLFPDQAPKAVENFIKHSEDGYYDGVTFHRVIQEFMIQGGDPEGTGRGGESIYGEAFEDEFSNELFHIRGALSMANAGPNTNGSQFFIVQNTRLDPSLKGQMEKAGYPEDIIKAYENGGTPTLDHKHTVFGQVVEGMDVVDSIAEVETAEEDKPAEDVVIEKIEVLK from the coding sequence ATGAAATGTCGTTTTCTAGCACCGCTTCTTTTTCTGATGCTGATCCTGGCAGCATGCGGGACAAGCACTGAAAAAGAAGAGGACAAGGCAAATGGTTCTGCTGCTGAAGAAAGCCAAACAGATAACCAGGCAAGTGAAGAAGCACCGGACAGCTTTCCGCAATTAACAGAAGAAGTTGAGGGAAATGAAAGACTGGTGGAAATGCAGACGTCAAAAGGGAATATTAAAATTAAACTTTTCCCGGATCAGGCTCCCAAAGCGGTTGAAAACTTCATTAAGCATAGTGAAGATGGCTATTACGATGGGGTGACTTTCCACCGTGTCATTCAGGAATTTATGATCCAGGGAGGCGACCCTGAGGGAACCGGCAGGGGCGGAGAAAGCATTTACGGTGAAGCGTTTGAAGATGAATTCTCCAACGAGCTCTTTCACATTCGCGGTGCGCTATCAATGGCAAATGCAGGTCCGAATACAAACGGTAGCCAATTCTTTATTGTTCAGAACACGAGACTTGATCCAAGCTTGAAAGGGCAAATGGAAAAGGCCGGTTATCCGGAAGATATTATTAAAGCTTATGAAAATGGTGGTACACCAACGCTTGACCATAAGCACACCGTTTTTGGACAGGTTGTTGAGGGAATGGATGTAGTCGACAGTATCGCAGAAGTTGAAACTGCCGAAGAGGACAAGCCAGCGGAAGATGTGGTCATTGAAAAGATAGAGGTTTTAAAATAA
- a CDS encoding kinase-associated lipoprotein B, translated as MAEVKIGDRVTAIYKTGKYIGEVTDIRPQHYLVRVLAVLKHPMQGDLHNPKEADVMLFHERRALAYREQTNVPKQMVKPFSEEIPDYKDSLQIALDKMRTELEGDSSPWAEQSIRNLDSLEKDYFK; from the coding sequence TTGGCAGAAGTAAAGATCGGCGATAGAGTAACAGCCATCTATAAAACAGGCAAGTATATCGGGGAAGTTACAGACATCCGGCCACAGCATTACCTGGTCAGAGTGCTTGCGGTCTTAAAGCATCCAATGCAGGGCGACTTGCATAATCCTAAAGAGGCGGACGTGATGCTTTTCCATGAGCGCCGCGCGCTTGCATACAGAGAGCAGACCAATGTGCCTAAGCAGATGGTAAAGCCCTTTAGTGAAGAAATACCAGATTATAAGGATTCGCTGCAAATAGCTTTGGATAAAATGAGAACGGAGCTGGAAGGAGATTCTTCTCCCTGGGCAGAACAAAGCATAAGGAATCTTGACTCATTGGAAAAGGATTATTTTAAGTAA
- a CDS encoding superoxide dismutase family protein yields MKKALMLGFVLLLSGCGEENITNTEVEMFNAAGDSLGTIKVQEQASGVKLSGGLSGLPPGELAIHIHEEAKCEPPDFKSAGNHFNPDNKEHGLLHPKGSHAGDLPNLIVEDDGKAKIDFMAPQVTLKEDKNSLLTKEGTSIVIHDGPDDGMTQPAGDSGERIACGRISKDKEEEGQKKAQDDQSTEE; encoded by the coding sequence ATGAAAAAAGCGCTGATGCTTGGTTTTGTTCTTCTTCTGTCCGGTTGCGGGGAAGAGAACATTACGAATACGGAAGTTGAAATGTTTAACGCTGCAGGTGATTCATTAGGGACAATTAAGGTGCAGGAACAGGCGAGCGGAGTAAAGTTGAGCGGGGGTCTGAGCGGACTTCCTCCGGGGGAACTTGCCATCCATATCCATGAAGAAGCAAAATGCGAGCCTCCTGACTTTAAATCGGCAGGGAATCATTTCAATCCTGACAATAAGGAACATGGGCTGCTTCATCCCAAAGGATCACATGCGGGTGATCTTCCCAACCTGATTGTTGAGGATGACGGCAAGGCTAAGATTGACTTTATGGCGCCCCAAGTCACGTTAAAAGAAGACAAAAATTCTTTGTTGACAAAGGAAGGGACTTCCATTGTTATCCATGATGGACCAGATGATGGCATGACTCAGCCGGCAGGAGATTCAGGAGAACGCATTGCCTGCGGCCGTATTTCAAAAGATAAAGAAGAAGAAGGACAGAAAAAAGCACAGGACGATCAATCAACAGAAGAATAA
- a CDS encoding DUF1871 family protein, producing the protein MEIQQTNLLLVYTLDQWDPFGVGPGNYDTEIADSVQAVHDLNDLMKLARKIQSIYEFSFEEIIPLEKCKEISGRLLEIKNNGSCAI; encoded by the coding sequence ATGGAAATTCAGCAAACGAATCTCTTGCTTGTCTACACCCTGGATCAGTGGGATCCATTTGGAGTGGGGCCGGGCAATTATGATACTGAAATTGCGGATTCAGTCCAGGCAGTCCATGACTTAAATGATTTAATGAAATTGGCCAGGAAGATTCAATCCATTTATGAATTCTCGTTTGAGGAAATTATTCCTTTGGAAAAATGCAAAGAAATCTCAGGGCGTCTTCTGGAAATAAAGAATAATGGCTCCTGTGCTATTTAA